In Verrucomicrobiota bacterium, one genomic interval encodes:
- a CDS encoding TIM barrel protein, translating to MKSSVSIRVANAPCSWGVLEFDLPGKALGYPQVLDEIRDTGYAGTELGDWGFMPTDPASLRGELQARKLELLGAFVPVAFAQEQTHAEGEERAVKTARLMAEAVGTHPFIVLADDNGKDFTRTKLAGRITTEHSLSPKQWETFGQGVNRLAEAVRRQTGLRTVFHHHGAGCVEAPWEIEQLMKCTDRQLVGLCFDTGHYMFGGGTDALQGLRQFRDRIWHVHFKDCSPTVHQQSRANQWNYFDSLKHGIFCELGKGGIEFAAIADELRESNYQGWIVVEQDVLPGMGAPKEFAERNREFLRTCGL from the coding sequence ATGAAATCCTCCGTCTCCATCCGCGTCGCCAACGCCCCTTGTTCCTGGGGGGTCCTGGAATTTGATCTCCCGGGCAAAGCCCTGGGCTACCCGCAGGTGCTGGACGAAATCCGCGACACCGGCTACGCCGGCACCGAACTTGGAGACTGGGGCTTCATGCCGACCGACCCGGCGTCGCTGCGAGGCGAACTCCAGGCACGGAAGCTGGAGTTGCTCGGCGCATTCGTTCCCGTGGCTTTCGCTCAGGAGCAAACCCACGCCGAAGGTGAGGAGCGCGCGGTGAAGACCGCTCGTTTGATGGCCGAAGCCGTGGGCACGCATCCGTTTATCGTGTTAGCTGATGACAATGGGAAGGATTTCACGCGCACGAAGCTCGCTGGACGGATCACGACCGAGCACAGCCTGTCGCCGAAGCAATGGGAGACGTTTGGCCAAGGCGTGAATCGCCTCGCGGAGGCGGTGCGGCGGCAAACCGGCCTGCGGACGGTGTTCCACCATCATGGCGCGGGCTGCGTCGAAGCGCCGTGGGAAATCGAGCAATTGATGAAGTGCACGGACCGGCAGTTGGTCGGGCTTTGCTTCGACACCGGCCACTACATGTTTGGCGGCGGCACGGATGCGCTGCAAGGCTTGCGGCAATTCCGCGATCGCATCTGGCACGTCCACTTCAAGGATTGCAGTCCCACCGTGCACCAGCAGTCGCGCGCCAATCAGTGGAATTATTTCGACTCGCTGAAGCACGGAATCTTCTGCGAACTCGGCAAGGGCGGCATCGAGTTCGCGGCTATCGCGGATGAATTGAGAGAATCAAATTACCAGGGCTGGATCGTGGTCGAGCAAGACGTGCTGCCCGGCATGGGCGCACCGAAGGAATTCGCGGAGAGGAATCGTGAGTTCTTGCGGACTTGCGGGCTTTGA